Within Corynebacterium timonense, the genomic segment CAGCGCGTTGCGGTGATGAGTGGCGGCATCCTCATGAACCTGCTTCTGGGGCTCGTGATCACCTACCTCGTGGCGGTGTTCGCCGCGATCCCGAACCCCTACGCTGACCGCACGCCAACGGTGGGCGCGGTCAGCTGCACCGCGGACCAGACCGGCCCCGACACTCTCGCCGACTGCACAGGCCCGGGCCCAGCGGGCGAGGCGGGCGTGCACCCCGGCGACAAGGTCCTCGCCGTGGACGGGGCGAGTGTGGCCACCTTTGACGAGCTGCGCTCGTACGTGCTGGTGCGGCCCGGTCAAACCGTGACGCTGACGGTCGGGCGCGACGGGCAGGAGCTGGACATTCCCATCGTCGTCGACGAGGTGGTGCGCCTCAACGCGCAGACGGGCGAGAGTATTCGGGCGGGTGCGATCGGCGTGGCCAGCCAGCCGGTCGAAGACCCGATGGCCTCCTTCGGCCCGGTGGAGGCGGTGCCCGCGACCGTGTCGCTGACCGGCCAGATGCTGCGGGGGACAGTCGAAGGCCTCATCGCCTTCCCCGGCAAAATCCCGGGCGTGGTGGCCTCGATCTTCGGCGCGGAACGCGACGTCGCCGGCCCGGTGAGCGTCATCGGGGCCTCCCGGGCGGGAGGCGAGCTCGTCGAGCGCGACATGTGGGCGGTGTTTTGGATGCTGCTCGCCTCGCTGAACTTCTTCCTCGCCCTGTTCAACATCGTGCCGCTGCCGCCGCTGGACGGCGGGCACATCGCGGTGATCTTCTTCGAAACCCTGCGTGATGCGCTCCGGCGCCTGCGCGGTCTTCCCCCGGGCGGGCCGGTCAACTACGACAGGCTCATGCCGGTGACCTACGCGATGGCGGCGGCCCTGCTTGTCGTGGGCATGTTCGTCATGGTCGCGGACGTGGTCAACCCGGTCAGAATATTTGGGTAGCGGTGCTAGGGTTGGGGGCTATGAATCAGCCTATTGCTTTGGGTATTCCCGATGGTCCGCCCCCGACTCTCGCGCCGCGTCGGAAGACGCGCCAGCTGATGGTGGGCGGGGTCGGTGTCGGCTCGGAGCACCCGATCACGGTCCAGTCGATGACGACGACGAAGACGCACGACATCAACGCTACGCTGCAGCAGATCGCGCAGCTGACCACCGCGGGCTGCGACATCGTCCGCGTGGCGTGCCCGAAGACGGTCGACGCGGAAGCGCTGCCGGCGATCGCGGCGAAGTCGCCGATCCCGGTGATCGCGGATATCCACTTCCAGCCGAAGTACATCTTCGCCGCGATTGACGCGGGCTGCGCGGCAGTGCGCGTCAACCCCGGCAACATCAAGGAGTTCGACGGCCGCGTGAAAGAGGTCGCCAAGGCCGCCGGTGACGCGGGTATCCCGATCCGCATCGGGGTCAACGGCGGCTCCTTGGACAAGCGGCTGCTGGAAAAGTACGGCAAGGCCACCCCGGAGGCGCTGGTGGAGTCCGCGGTGTACGAGGCGGGCCTGTTTGAGGAGCACGGTTTCGGCGACATCGCGATCTCCGTGAAGCACTCGGACCCCGTGCTCATGGTCGAGGCCTACCGCCAGCTGGCGGAGGTCACGGACTACCCGCTGCACTTGGGGGTGACCGAGGCCGGCCCGAAGTTCATGGGCACGATCAAGTCCTCCGTCGCCTTCGGCGCGCTGCTGTCGCAGGGTATCGGGGACACCATCCGGGTGTCGCTGTCGGCGGACCCGGTCGAAGAGATCAAGGTGGGCGACCAGATCCTGCAGTCGCTCAACTTGCGTCCGCGCAAGCTCGAGATTGTCTCCTGCCCGTCGTGCGGCCGCGCC encodes:
- a CDS encoding M50 family metallopeptidase; this encodes MAFLLGIIVFAFGIAISVALHEAGHMVTARAFGMRVRRYFIGFGPPLWQTTRGHTTYGVAALPFGGFCDIAGLTSQDLLTEEEKPLAMYLKPWWQRVAVMSGGILMNLLLGLVITYLVAVFAAIPNPYADRTPTVGAVSCTADQTGPDTLADCTGPGPAGEAGVHPGDKVLAVDGASVATFDELRSYVLVRPGQTVTLTVGRDGQELDIPIVVDEVVRLNAQTGESIRAGAIGVASQPVEDPMASFGPVEAVPATVSLTGQMLRGTVEGLIAFPGKIPGVVASIFGAERDVAGPVSVIGASRAGGELVERDMWAVFWMLLASLNFFLALFNIVPLPPLDGGHIAVIFFETLRDALRRLRGLPPGGPVNYDRLMPVTYAMAAALLVVGMFVMVADVVNPVRIFG
- the ispG gene encoding flavodoxin-dependent (E)-4-hydroxy-3-methylbut-2-enyl-diphosphate synthase; this translates as MNQPIALGIPDGPPPTLAPRRKTRQLMVGGVGVGSEHPITVQSMTTTKTHDINATLQQIAQLTTAGCDIVRVACPKTVDAEALPAIAAKSPIPVIADIHFQPKYIFAAIDAGCAAVRVNPGNIKEFDGRVKEVAKAAGDAGIPIRIGVNGGSLDKRLLEKYGKATPEALVESAVYEAGLFEEHGFGDIAISVKHSDPVLMVEAYRQLAEVTDYPLHLGVTEAGPKFMGTIKSSVAFGALLSQGIGDTIRVSLSADPVEEIKVGDQILQSLNLRPRKLEIVSCPSCGRAQVDVYKLAEEVTAGLDGMEFPLRVAVMGCVVNGPGEARDADLGVASGNGKGQIFVKGEVVETVPESKIVETLIAHAHRIAEEEGLEEIAGAKAEVKVTR